A portion of the Pseudarthrobacter defluvii genome contains these proteins:
- a CDS encoding polysaccharide biosynthesis tyrosine autokinase — MTGKHEINSDGSIAGMGVRDYVRVARLYWRSIAVVTVLVTALVTLWAALQPRTYAAESSALVLTVGSDSVNTLLTGDALAKSKIKNYESIAESRLIADQVIAAVGLNTTADALLPSVSVNVPVDTAEIRITATSPDPLMAQRVADAWVTELAKRVQLLESSVTAGQPTPPALPVGLVPLDKAALPTAPISPNIRLALLFGAVGGLLLAYAAALLRHHLDRRLRSSTEIERLFDVPVIGTLPYDPDISGVLKVLGTERHKLTQAGERNRAFVEALRALRTNLKFLDVDHRPRIILVTSPMTSDGKSTVASNLAVTMAATGEPVVVVDGDLRRPRIAGAFNLVPGVGVTNVLSGQAQLVDVIQAPTVLSNLSIVGSGPTPPNPSELLGTNAMKQLLSTLAAGATVLIDAPPLLPVTDAAVLSSAADGVIVVARAGQTTRDEFERSLRALQKVQAPVLGAIFNCVPTKGVDSYAYYGAYTASPEAATSGSAGRGVEGDRRRTEEDGAETRDRFPKESRKAS, encoded by the coding sequence GTGACAGGCAAACACGAGATCAACAGCGATGGCTCCATCGCAGGAATGGGAGTGCGCGACTATGTGCGCGTGGCTCGGCTCTACTGGCGCTCCATCGCGGTCGTGACCGTCCTTGTTACCGCCCTGGTAACCCTTTGGGCGGCCCTTCAGCCGCGTACCTACGCCGCGGAATCCAGCGCCCTTGTGCTCACCGTGGGTTCGGACAGCGTCAACACACTCCTGACCGGTGATGCCCTGGCGAAGTCCAAAATCAAGAACTACGAGTCGATCGCGGAATCCCGGCTCATCGCAGATCAGGTCATCGCAGCGGTGGGCTTGAATACCACCGCTGACGCCCTGCTCCCCAGCGTTTCAGTCAACGTCCCCGTGGATACGGCAGAAATTCGCATCACTGCCACGTCTCCGGACCCGCTCATGGCTCAGCGGGTGGCTGATGCATGGGTCACCGAGCTGGCCAAAAGGGTGCAGCTGCTCGAAAGCTCCGTTACCGCCGGCCAACCAACCCCTCCGGCCCTCCCGGTAGGCCTGGTTCCCCTCGATAAAGCGGCCCTTCCTACGGCACCAATTTCCCCTAACATCAGACTCGCTCTCCTGTTCGGCGCAGTTGGTGGCCTTCTCCTGGCCTACGCCGCAGCACTCCTCCGCCATCATCTGGACCGCAGGCTGCGCAGCTCCACCGAGATCGAGCGCCTCTTCGACGTTCCCGTGATCGGGACTCTTCCCTATGACCCGGATATCAGCGGAGTCCTAAAGGTACTGGGCACCGAGCGGCACAAACTTACACAGGCAGGAGAACGGAACCGTGCCTTTGTCGAGGCCCTCCGGGCGCTGAGGACCAACCTTAAGTTTCTCGATGTTGACCACCGTCCCCGCATCATCCTGGTAACCAGTCCGATGACTTCCGACGGCAAGTCAACCGTGGCCAGCAACCTGGCAGTAACGATGGCAGCTACCGGTGAGCCTGTCGTCGTCGTCGATGGAGACCTCCGTCGTCCCCGAATCGCTGGTGCCTTCAACCTCGTTCCGGGGGTCGGGGTGACCAATGTACTCAGCGGGCAAGCCCAACTGGTCGATGTGATCCAAGCCCCGACAGTCCTGTCGAACCTTTCGATCGTGGGCTCCGGGCCAACCCCGCCCAACCCGAGCGAACTGCTGGGCACAAATGCCATGAAGCAATTGCTGAGCACCCTTGCAGCCGGAGCCACCGTACTGATTGACGCTCCCCCTTTGCTGCCCGTCACAGACGCTGCAGTTCTGTCGAGCGCCGCGGATGGGGTGATCGTGGTGGCCAGGGCCGGTCAAACCACACGCGATGAATTTGAAAGGTCCCTCAGGGCACTTCAGAAGGTCCAGGCCCCGGTCCTCGGAGCGATCTTCAACTGCGTTCCGACCAAAGGTGTGGATTCCTACGCGTACTACGGTGCCTACACTGCCTCGCCGGAAGCTGCCACTTCAGGGAGTGCCGGCAGGGGTGTTGAGGGTGATCGGCGGAGGACGGAAGAGGACGGTGCCGAAACCCGGGACCGATTTCCCAAGGAAAGCCGGAAAGCGTCGTAG
- a CDS encoding rhamnosyltransferase WsaF family glycosyltransferase has protein sequence MEERGHRCTILVYNRNDGAMERHRSVIRNHWPGLAADIHPVPVSLDGLDACVASSWETAHVLAARMPRRGGPSPHYFIQDFEPYFHPRGSLYALAEDSYRFGFNLMALGPMVAEVLKREVGVRSKILPFGSDVGTYRLTNTTGRSGVVFFAKPEAERRGYDMGRLALQQFHRMHPRQEIHVYGARVTGWGVPVRQHGRISPRELNELYNRTISGLALSFTNITLVAAEMLAAGNVPVLNDDQSSRAVLTNPEAVWAAANPAILAKTLSDVVTAEDAAERSARAASHREHTWAETQASFAAALTGYELSSLGSY, from the coding sequence ATGGAAGAGCGGGGCCACCGCTGCACGATTCTGGTTTACAACCGGAATGACGGGGCGATGGAAAGGCACCGCTCGGTCATCAGGAACCACTGGCCCGGCCTGGCGGCTGACATCCATCCTGTCCCGGTGAGCTTGGATGGCCTTGACGCATGTGTCGCCAGTTCATGGGAAACCGCTCATGTGCTAGCCGCCCGTATGCCCCGGCGAGGGGGCCCTTCACCCCACTACTTTATCCAGGATTTCGAGCCATACTTCCACCCTCGCGGTTCGCTTTATGCACTTGCCGAGGACAGCTACCGCTTCGGTTTCAACTTGATGGCCCTTGGACCGATGGTGGCGGAGGTATTGAAACGGGAGGTCGGCGTCCGGTCAAAGATCCTGCCCTTTGGTAGTGATGTAGGTACCTACCGGCTCACCAACACCACTGGGCGCTCCGGTGTCGTATTTTTCGCGAAACCCGAGGCTGAACGCCGAGGGTACGATATGGGCCGCCTGGCATTGCAGCAATTCCATCGAATGCACCCGCGGCAGGAGATCCACGTTTACGGAGCACGGGTCACGGGATGGGGCGTTCCTGTCCGGCAGCACGGAAGAATTTCTCCCCGGGAACTCAACGAACTGTATAACCGGACCATTTCAGGGCTTGCCCTGAGCTTCACAAACATCACCCTGGTAGCAGCGGAAATGCTGGCAGCCGGCAACGTCCCGGTCCTCAATGATGACCAGTCATCCCGTGCGGTCCTCACCAATCCGGAGGCGGTATGGGCTGCAGCCAACCCAGCAATATTGGCAAAAACCCTCAGTGACGTCGTCACGGCCGAGGATGCAGCCGAACGATCCGCGAGAGCCGCCTCCCACCGCGAACACACGTGGGCAGAAACCCAGGCCAGTTTTGCGGCCGCGTTGACTGGCTACGAGCTCAGCTCATTGGGCTCCTACTGA
- a CDS encoding glycosyltransferase family 2 protein, with protein sequence MTIADLAAVVVHHRSYQTLGATLAALVAGGVAPDRLLVVDNSEEPGRRTEVEKLLPPGAQAIYCDNAGYGAAVNRGAAWHEENTQGWRYLLVATHETTPEGDCLAVLRSTLAEDPGTAVAGPVLVTGDDGKTFWSQGGYLTKVLGLPRHHGHLAVRSENRTTDGPHPVAWLDGAFLMFRRGILSRHPIDETYFLYMEETDHHQTLRRHGWKVTVNPQAFAWQHSNGVPPFYLTRNIQIFHAKHGSRFQAQASAPYLFARSVARDLIKHHRAATLGPMLAGLRSGRPLAAAARAKEPGGVVIVNPLGGALAHYTQALHQHVLAAGIGARVRALDEPSVSGQHRLTWLLEYLELLGSEGWYRRGRSVRPRILLTWPVLGFWDLFLVKVLCGGSSWVVYHDPDPLVRSVGSGRAASALMSKMRGRPETLVHSQAAAEAMRGKGFTNGLTVVPHPVVPHSSKQPFVGPDEHDPSRRPRVRVLGQFKRDRDLDLLVALARRLGTSYDFEIIGRGWPPVEGWRVDARFVPEDELNHVIAGSAVILIPYKRFFQSGIAIRALEHAVPVVGRAETSLGDLFGPQSPLLVSGNSGPDNDVQAWCRAIEFAVEHGQAEASTAAAAFHRQAAREWALLVAR encoded by the coding sequence ATGACCATTGCTGACCTGGCCGCCGTGGTGGTCCACCACCGCAGCTACCAGACCCTGGGAGCGACCCTGGCCGCTCTGGTTGCCGGTGGTGTGGCCCCGGACCGGCTCCTCGTGGTGGACAACAGTGAAGAACCCGGCCGCCGGACCGAAGTGGAGAAGCTCCTGCCTCCGGGCGCGCAGGCCATCTACTGCGACAACGCAGGGTACGGCGCAGCAGTCAACCGCGGAGCGGCCTGGCATGAGGAAAACACCCAAGGATGGCGATACCTGCTTGTTGCCACCCATGAGACCACGCCCGAGGGCGATTGCCTCGCCGTCCTCCGCAGCACCCTCGCCGAAGATCCCGGGACAGCGGTGGCTGGACCTGTCCTGGTCACCGGCGATGATGGGAAGACATTCTGGTCGCAGGGCGGTTACCTCACCAAGGTGCTGGGGTTGCCGCGCCACCATGGGCACCTGGCGGTGAGGTCTGAAAATCGGACCACTGACGGCCCGCATCCAGTTGCTTGGCTTGACGGCGCGTTCCTGATGTTCCGCCGCGGCATCCTGTCCCGGCATCCCATCGATGAAACGTATTTCCTGTACATGGAGGAAACAGACCACCACCAGACCCTCCGGCGCCATGGTTGGAAAGTGACAGTGAACCCGCAGGCCTTCGCCTGGCAACACTCGAACGGGGTCCCGCCGTTCTACCTCACGCGAAACATCCAGATCTTCCACGCCAAGCACGGGTCACGATTCCAGGCCCAGGCATCCGCGCCGTACCTTTTCGCACGGTCGGTTGCCCGGGACCTCATCAAGCACCACCGAGCCGCCACGCTCGGCCCTATGCTGGCCGGGCTCCGTTCCGGCCGGCCTTTGGCGGCTGCTGCCCGTGCCAAGGAACCGGGCGGCGTTGTGATCGTCAACCCGCTTGGAGGGGCCCTGGCGCACTACACTCAGGCGTTGCATCAACATGTTTTGGCAGCAGGGATTGGGGCGCGCGTCAGAGCCCTGGATGAGCCGTCCGTTTCCGGCCAGCACCGCCTTACGTGGCTTCTGGAATACCTGGAACTGCTGGGCTCAGAGGGGTGGTACCGACGCGGCCGCAGTGTTCGGCCCCGTATCCTGCTTACCTGGCCGGTTTTGGGTTTCTGGGACCTTTTCCTGGTCAAAGTGCTGTGCGGCGGTTCCTCGTGGGTGGTCTATCACGATCCGGACCCCCTGGTCAGGTCAGTGGGAAGCGGCCGGGCGGCTTCCGCTCTCATGAGCAAAATGAGGGGCCGGCCTGAAACACTCGTACACAGCCAGGCAGCCGCCGAAGCCATGCGCGGCAAGGGCTTCACGAACGGACTAACAGTGGTACCCCATCCGGTGGTCCCCCATTCATCAAAGCAGCCGTTTGTGGGGCCTGATGAGCATGACCCCAGTCGCCGTCCCCGGGTGCGCGTCCTGGGGCAGTTCAAGCGCGACAGGGATCTCGACCTTTTGGTGGCTCTGGCCCGCCGCCTGGGGACCAGCTACGACTTTGAAATCATTGGTCGTGGCTGGCCACCGGTCGAAGGATGGCGGGTGGATGCGCGGTTCGTCCCCGAAGACGAACTGAACCATGTGATTGCCGGCAGCGCGGTCATCCTCATTCCCTACAAACGGTTCTTCCAGAGCGGGATCGCCATCCGGGCCCTTGAGCACGCCGTGCCGGTAGTGGGGCGTGCCGAAACGAGCCTGGGCGATCTCTTTGGGCCGCAATCACCGCTGCTGGTCAGCGGCAACAGCGGTCCCGATAACGACGTCCAGGCATGGTGCAGGGCGATTGAATTCGCCGTAGAGCACGGACAGGCGGAAGCTTCCACGGCCGCAGCTGCTTTCCACCGCCAAGCAGCACGGGAGTGGGCGCTTCTCGTGGCCCGTTGA
- a CDS encoding acyltransferase family protein — protein sequence MPTAFSWLSTPFSVQTPVPASTIASKAPSPQQGLQYVPALDGLRAVAILLVLVHHGLQPLPFAGFLGVDIFFALSGFLITTILLAELNRYDRIRLGLFYWRRAVRLYPALLIAIVAILPFGLLIRGSKHLFEVALAATYLTPVAGQFFGKSGLTWLQTWSLGIEEIFYLIWPFTLILLFSRRVPGKWIVSLALGLILDGAQIVLASTGQDASYFLRAGGLFLGCSFALWLAEHRDAHFAPSWGYAGALTIAFGVVTAGFWPAFSSLAYIAAAAGTVAAIASIVAGPGNAFALKSVLSVPPVVYVGKISYELYIWHYPMAILFMLAAGTDQLINVGWYAIPGSAVLAVITHHALVRPAARWKKRFS from the coding sequence ATGCCCACAGCTTTTTCGTGGTTGTCGACCCCCTTTTCCGTCCAGACGCCAGTGCCGGCTTCCACCATTGCGTCAAAGGCGCCCTCACCCCAGCAGGGACTGCAGTACGTTCCCGCCCTGGACGGCCTGCGGGCTGTCGCCATCCTGCTTGTCCTGGTGCACCACGGTCTCCAGCCACTGCCATTTGCAGGTTTCCTGGGCGTTGACATCTTCTTTGCTTTGTCCGGGTTCCTCATTACGACGATATTGCTCGCGGAACTTAACCGCTATGACCGCATCCGGTTAGGCCTCTTCTACTGGCGCAGGGCTGTCCGCCTGTACCCCGCGCTACTGATAGCCATCGTGGCCATTCTTCCTTTCGGGTTACTCATCCGGGGCAGCAAGCATCTCTTTGAGGTCGCCCTCGCCGCAACGTACCTGACGCCGGTGGCAGGCCAGTTCTTCGGCAAGTCGGGGCTTACCTGGCTTCAAACCTGGAGCCTCGGAATTGAGGAAATTTTCTACCTGATATGGCCATTCACGCTGATACTCCTGTTTTCGCGCCGCGTCCCCGGAAAATGGATCGTCTCCCTGGCCCTTGGGCTCATTCTGGACGGCGCACAGATTGTGCTCGCCTCCACCGGGCAGGACGCGAGCTACTTCCTCCGCGCCGGCGGCCTGTTCCTCGGATGCAGCTTCGCCCTGTGGCTCGCGGAGCATAGGGACGCCCATTTCGCCCCGTCGTGGGGATATGCCGGCGCACTGACCATAGCCTTCGGGGTGGTCACAGCCGGATTCTGGCCCGCGTTCAGTTCCCTGGCCTACATTGCGGCTGCGGCGGGAACCGTCGCAGCGATTGCTTCCATCGTGGCCGGTCCCGGGAACGCGTTTGCTTTGAAGTCCGTCCTTTCCGTTCCGCCCGTCGTTTACGTAGGAAAGATCAGTTACGAGCTGTACATCTGGCACTATCCGATGGCAATTCTCTTCATGCTCGCCGCCGGGACGGACCAACTCATCAACGTTGGTTGGTACGCCATACCGGGAAGCGCTGTTCTGGCAGTCATCACACACCATGCCCTCGTCAGGCCTGCCGCCAGATGGAAGAAGAGATTTTCCTAA
- a CDS encoding O-antigen ligase family protein gives MGLFTQALYLEVAFAAVVLGLVAVLTHPRRRQILAFLLGVSAGLVAVQVFRVHVFTFLAVGWVLLPGRARNRGTPRLIAALLAAALLLASTTLLGDLVNSPTLGLQLLGLAASAALITFASSRRDAAAMLWGLLVVSTFGSIVGVLQVFHVIPMDLWHLDVSAIGRPTGIYPEPDWLGMFSGAGVLLSWRLSMARAWKVVFFLPNVTVFVLAMARASWIALLVCIAAAGVASVIQRSRGAINTAESGPRRGRRAAVVIASVAAVLALSAIPQLQEDVTTRASTMIGTVQEHDISGQARIRQNDSLLQLATSIPIYGHGLSAAGRVGVWGQIDTLGESQNNVASNWVLGMWVDGALFAVPLIVFLVGLAFARVRSISGQLLLFTLVSSLFSNAVFFPVTWLLVGLAIIASRPNAIGVPTQARRHARHRVEDPLFGLLER, from the coding sequence ATGGGGCTGTTCACGCAGGCTCTGTACCTTGAGGTGGCATTTGCTGCCGTAGTTCTGGGCTTGGTGGCTGTTCTTACGCATCCGCGACGCCGGCAGATTCTCGCGTTCCTCCTGGGTGTTTCCGCAGGGCTCGTTGCAGTCCAGGTTTTCAGGGTCCATGTCTTTACGTTCCTCGCCGTAGGCTGGGTCTTGTTGCCCGGCCGGGCAAGGAACAGAGGCACACCCCGGCTCATTGCGGCGTTGCTGGCCGCCGCGCTGCTGTTGGCCTCAACCACGCTGCTGGGTGACCTGGTCAACAGCCCAACTCTCGGACTTCAGCTGCTGGGGCTTGCGGCATCGGCCGCGCTCATAACTTTTGCATCCAGCCGCCGGGATGCGGCGGCCATGCTCTGGGGCCTGCTGGTCGTTTCAACTTTTGGCAGTATCGTGGGCGTGCTGCAGGTATTCCATGTCATCCCCATGGATCTCTGGCATCTGGACGTGAGCGCCATCGGGCGGCCCACGGGGATCTACCCGGAACCTGATTGGCTGGGGATGTTCTCGGGTGCGGGGGTGCTGCTGAGTTGGCGGCTTTCCATGGCCCGGGCGTGGAAGGTGGTTTTCTTCCTGCCGAACGTGACGGTCTTTGTCCTGGCCATGGCCCGGGCGTCCTGGATTGCGCTCCTGGTGTGTATCGCCGCCGCAGGGGTGGCGTCAGTAATTCAACGCAGCCGGGGTGCCATCAACACTGCGGAGAGCGGACCACGGCGGGGGCGCCGTGCCGCCGTCGTCATCGCGTCGGTTGCTGCCGTCCTGGCCTTGTCGGCCATTCCCCAACTGCAGGAGGACGTGACAACCCGGGCATCCACCATGATAGGGACCGTGCAGGAGCACGATATTTCCGGTCAGGCCCGGATCAGGCAAAATGATTCCCTCCTCCAACTGGCCACGTCCATACCCATTTACGGACATGGCCTAAGCGCTGCAGGCAGAGTGGGCGTATGGGGCCAAATAGATACCCTGGGCGAGTCCCAAAACAACGTTGCCAGCAACTGGGTCCTGGGCATGTGGGTGGACGGCGCGCTATTTGCTGTTCCCTTGATCGTCTTCCTGGTTGGTCTGGCGTTCGCACGGGTTCGCAGCATCTCCGGCCAACTTCTGCTCTTCACCCTTGTGAGCAGCCTGTTTTCAAATGCCGTTTTCTTCCCTGTTACCTGGCTGCTCGTCGGTCTGGCGATCATCGCAAGCCGCCCTAATGCCATTGGCGTACCGACGCAGGCGCGGAGGCATGCCCGCCACCGGGTCGAGGACCCTTTGTTTGGTCTTCTGGAGCGCTGA
- a CDS encoding DegT/DnrJ/EryC1/StrS family aminotransferase gives MTHPEQIRVPLVDIPAQQEEIREELEPQLMDIMARAAFVGGKEVELFEQQYADFLGARHCIGSANGTDALEMALSAAGVKPGQEVIVPANTFIATVEAVLRTGARPVLADVDEEYLLLDPESVRKSITDKTAAIIPVHLFGQVAPVERLEPIAEECGAVIIEDAAQAQGATRFNKAAGTLGHLAATSFYPGKNLGAAGDAGAVTTDDDAAARHVRLLGSHGSEHKYRHEIMGRNSRLDTVQAAVLSCKLRRLAGWNELRREAAMNYQQLLADIEELRLPTSAPGNSDVWHLFVIRLANRDRVADQLHGAGVSTAVHYPVPLHQTSAWKRLDLPPVHAPIAESAAQQILSIPLYPHISLQQQQHVTRALKSALARRSN, from the coding sequence TTGACCCATCCTGAACAAATCCGTGTGCCTCTGGTTGATATCCCGGCGCAGCAGGAGGAGATCCGGGAGGAACTGGAACCCCAACTGATGGATATTATGGCGCGGGCTGCCTTCGTAGGCGGCAAAGAGGTGGAGCTGTTCGAGCAGCAGTACGCGGACTTTCTCGGCGCAAGGCACTGCATCGGCTCTGCCAACGGAACTGACGCGCTGGAAATGGCGCTAAGCGCGGCCGGTGTAAAACCCGGGCAGGAAGTTATCGTCCCGGCCAACACTTTCATAGCAACCGTAGAGGCGGTTCTCAGAACCGGCGCGCGCCCAGTGCTGGCTGATGTAGACGAAGAGTACTTGCTGCTGGATCCGGAATCGGTGCGGAAGTCGATAACGGACAAGACAGCTGCCATCATCCCGGTGCACCTCTTCGGGCAGGTAGCCCCGGTTGAGCGACTGGAGCCAATAGCGGAAGAATGCGGCGCTGTCATCATCGAAGATGCGGCGCAAGCTCAAGGGGCCACCAGGTTCAACAAGGCCGCGGGTACGCTCGGGCACTTGGCGGCCACCAGCTTCTATCCGGGCAAGAATCTGGGAGCCGCGGGGGATGCTGGGGCTGTCACCACAGACGATGATGCAGCAGCCCGGCATGTGCGGCTCCTTGGTTCCCATGGGAGTGAACACAAGTATCGGCATGAGATCATGGGCCGCAATTCCCGCCTCGATACTGTTCAGGCCGCTGTACTTTCCTGCAAGTTGCGGCGCTTGGCCGGGTGGAATGAATTGCGCCGCGAGGCGGCCATGAACTACCAGCAACTCTTGGCGGACATCGAGGAACTGCGACTGCCAACGTCAGCTCCTGGAAATTCAGACGTCTGGCACCTGTTCGTCATCCGTTTGGCGAATCGGGACCGTGTCGCGGACCAACTGCATGGCGCCGGGGTCTCCACCGCAGTCCATTACCCGGTACCCCTCCATCAGACGAGTGCCTGGAAGAGGTTGGATCTGCCCCCCGTGCACGCCCCAATCGCCGAGTCGGCAGCACAACAGATCCTGTCGATCCCGCTGTATCCCCATATTTCGCTGCAACAGCAACAGCATGTGACGAGGGCGTTGAAGAGTGCGCTGGCAAGGAGGTCGAATTGA
- a CDS encoding glycosyltransferase, protein MPKTVAVVGTRGYPSYYGGFETAVRKIAPFLAGKGWDVNVYCRPGATKDDDDTRDPRVRTTTTPGLERKSLSTLSFGLTAVLHSIHESPDVALVMNVANGFWLPLLKLRGIPTVVNVDGIEWERAKWNGFAKFVFKLGARLTARFGDVLVSDSLEIQRRWKEDFGRSSLFIPYGGEVPEPLEVVPGLEHDSYVLMVARFVPENTVSEFFRAVEDIAGERPVVIVGSSGYGGPLDEDAKELSDRHPNVTWLGHLSDDKKLLSLWQHAGVYFHGHSVGGTNPALVQAMACGAPVVARRTAYNSEVLDTSEHLVDPHPADIAKALRRMLSDDELRSRARTANMQRAALQYNWDDVCGRYEQALMTATAPASKKTIPLAVGKAT, encoded by the coding sequence ATGCCCAAAACTGTCGCAGTTGTCGGCACCCGCGGCTATCCAAGCTACTACGGCGGTTTTGAAACCGCCGTCAGGAAGATCGCCCCCTTTCTGGCTGGCAAAGGTTGGGATGTCAACGTTTATTGCCGCCCGGGTGCCACCAAAGATGACGATGACACCCGCGATCCCCGCGTCCGGACCACCACGACCCCGGGTTTGGAACGAAAGTCGCTTAGTACCCTGTCATTCGGCCTCACGGCGGTCCTTCACAGCATCCATGAAAGTCCAGACGTCGCGTTGGTTATGAACGTGGCCAACGGTTTCTGGCTGCCCTTGCTAAAACTGCGCGGCATTCCAACTGTCGTCAACGTTGACGGCATCGAATGGGAACGTGCCAAGTGGAATGGTTTTGCAAAGTTCGTCTTTAAGCTTGGGGCGCGCCTAACCGCCCGGTTTGGAGATGTCCTGGTCAGCGATTCGCTTGAGATACAGCGGCGCTGGAAAGAGGATTTCGGCCGCTCCTCCCTGTTTATCCCCTACGGGGGCGAAGTCCCGGAGCCCTTGGAAGTTGTCCCGGGCCTGGAACACGACTCCTATGTCCTTATGGTGGCCCGGTTTGTCCCCGAAAATACGGTGTCGGAGTTCTTCAGGGCAGTAGAGGACATCGCCGGTGAGCGTCCAGTGGTCATCGTGGGATCCAGCGGATACGGAGGTCCCCTGGACGAGGACGCAAAAGAGTTGAGTGACCGCCATCCGAACGTCACCTGGCTCGGGCACCTCAGCGACGACAAGAAGCTGCTGTCACTGTGGCAGCACGCCGGCGTCTACTTCCACGGGCACAGCGTAGGGGGTACAAATCCAGCCTTGGTCCAGGCTATGGCCTGCGGAGCACCAGTGGTCGCGCGGCGGACCGCGTACAACAGCGAAGTCCTCGACACTTCGGAACATCTGGTGGATCCGCATCCGGCGGACATCGCAAAAGCCCTTCGACGCATGCTGTCGGACGACGAGCTCCGTTCAAGGGCGAGGACCGCAAACATGCAGCGGGCCGCTTTGCAGTACAACTGGGACGATGTTTGCGGGCGTTACGAGCAGGCACTTATGACGGCGACGGCGCCGGCGTCAAAGAAGACAATCCCGTTGGCAGTCGGGAAGGCCACATGA
- a CDS encoding M18 family aminopeptidase has protein sequence MPLPSSAADHIQDLGAYVSASPSSFHAAHEGGRRLEEAGFTRLDELQPWEGGPGSFFIIRDGALIAWVVPEGAGPTTGFNILGAHTDSPSFKLKPRPTTGSHGWLQAGVEIYGGPLLNSWLDRELRLAGRLVMLDGTEHLAATGPLLRFPQLAIHLDRAVNEGLTLDKQRHMNPVWGLGNPTDSDLLGVLAASVPDASVDPGQIGGYDVVIADTQEPAVFGGKGEFFASGRLDNLSATHAGLVALVAHAGSGTSDGPIAVLAAFDHEEIGSNSRSGACGPILEDVLVRISDGLGATLSQRRQALAASFCLSADAGHAVHPNYPERHDPANHPVLNGGPLLKINANQRYATDAFGNAFWARLCRDAGVPYQEFVSNNVVPCGSTIGPLTATRLGIRTVDVGVPLLSMHSARELCGVEDPLRLAAVAELFFRTAA, from the coding sequence ATGCCTTTGCCTTCCTCTGCCGCAGACCACATCCAGGACCTTGGCGCCTATGTCAGCGCATCGCCGTCGAGCTTCCACGCCGCGCACGAAGGCGGCCGGCGGCTGGAGGAGGCAGGGTTCACCCGCCTGGATGAGCTGCAGCCGTGGGAGGGCGGGCCGGGTTCGTTCTTCATCATCAGGGACGGTGCCCTGATCGCGTGGGTGGTCCCCGAAGGTGCTGGGCCGACCACGGGGTTCAATATCCTGGGGGCGCACACCGATTCGCCGTCGTTCAAGCTCAAGCCCAGGCCCACCACCGGCTCGCACGGCTGGCTTCAGGCCGGGGTGGAAATCTACGGCGGACCGCTGCTGAATTCCTGGCTGGACCGCGAGCTTCGGCTGGCGGGCCGGCTGGTGATGCTGGATGGCACCGAGCACCTGGCCGCCACCGGGCCCCTGCTCCGGTTCCCGCAGCTGGCCATCCACCTGGACCGGGCCGTGAATGAGGGGCTCACCCTCGACAAGCAGCGGCACATGAACCCGGTATGGGGGCTGGGGAATCCAACGGATTCGGACCTGCTGGGTGTGCTGGCAGCTTCGGTTCCAGACGCCTCCGTCGATCCGGGGCAGATTGGCGGGTACGACGTCGTCATTGCTGACACGCAGGAGCCCGCGGTTTTCGGGGGCAAGGGGGAGTTCTTCGCATCAGGGCGGCTGGACAACCTTTCGGCCACACACGCCGGGCTTGTGGCGCTGGTTGCCCATGCCGGGTCAGGCACCAGCGACGGCCCGATTGCCGTCCTCGCCGCGTTCGACCACGAGGAAATCGGCTCCAACTCGCGCTCCGGCGCGTGCGGACCCATCCTTGAAGACGTGCTGGTGCGCATCTCCGACGGGCTGGGCGCAACGTTGAGCCAGCGGCGGCAGGCCCTGGCGGCGTCGTTCTGCCTCTCCGCCGACGCCGGGCACGCCGTCCACCCGAACTACCCCGAGCGGCACGACCCCGCCAACCACCCCGTGCTGAACGGCGGGCCGCTCCTGAAGATCAACGCCAACCAGCGCTACGCCACGGACGCGTTCGGCAATGCTTTCTGGGCCCGGCTGTGCCGTGACGCCGGCGTGCCGTACCAGGAATTCGTGTCCAACAACGTGGTGCCCTGCGGCTCCACCATTGGCCCGCTCACCGCAACCCGGCTGGGGATCCGGACGGTGGACGTGGGCGTGCCGCTGCTGTCCATGCACTCCGCGCGTGAGCTGTGCGGGGTGGAGGATCCCCTGCGCCTGGCCGCCGTGGCGGAACTGTTCTTCAGGACGGCTGCGTAG